The window GCAAGCCAATGGCGAACTTCTGCTGTGGCGCAGGCAGTTCGCCGCCCTGCAGCAACTCGGCCTGCAGGCTGCGCGGTGGTTCGGCGGCAAGCAGGCTGAGGGCGTTGATCAGGTCGTCGCGCCGCGCTTCCAGACTAGGCAGGCGTGACTCGATAGAGGCGACCTGGGCACTGGCCTGAGCCACGTCCAGGCGCGTGGCGACACCTTCGGCCTGGCGGTTTTCGGACAATTTCAGGCTGTGCTGGGCGACCTTGAGGTTGTCGCGGGTCACATCGATGGTGTGCTGCACAGCGCGCAACTGGATATAGTTGCCGGCGGTTTCCGAAAGCAATGCCAACAGCACGCCGCGGCGGTCGTTCTCGGCCACTTCGACCGTGGCATCGGCTGCCTCGACCTGGCGCCGCACACGGCCCCACAGGTCCAGCTCCCAGCCGGCCACAAGGTCACCCTGCCAGAGGTTGAAGGCTTCCTTGCCCGCCTTGCCGGACGGGTCACTCAGGCCTTCGGCACTATTGCGCGAGCGGCTGTAGCCGGCGTTCACGTCCACTGACGGTACTTCGTCGGCAGCCACGGTGCTGCGCAGGGCGCGGCTTTGCAGCAGGCGGGCGCTGGCCATCTGCAGGTCGAGGTTGCGCTCGGCAACGCGTTGGATCAAAGCACTCAGGCGGGCGTCGTGGAAGCTCTCCCACCAGCGCAGTTCCAGCGGTTCGGCCTGGGGCTGGCTGGCCGCCGCCTCGCCTTGCAGCGGCGCCCACTGTTGCGGGGCCTGGCTGTCAGGGCGCTGGAAGTCAGGGCCCAAGGTGCAGCCGGCCATCAATACGGCCAGCAGCAACGGGCTCAAGCGTAACGCCGCTTTCATCGTGCACTTACCTCTTTGCCGTCCAGCTTGTCACCACGGGTGTCGATGGTCGCTTCCACCGACATGCCCACGCGCAGGCGGGCAAGCAGCGGCTGGCCGTCATCGAAAACGATCTTCACCGGGATGCGCTGCACCACCTTGGTGAAGTTGCCGGTAGCGTTGTCCGGCTTGACCGCGGCGAAGGTCACGCCGGTGGCCGGGGCGATGCTTTCCACATGGCCTTGCAGCTTCTCACCGGCAAAGGTGTCGACGCTGATGCTCACGGCCTGGCCAGGCTGTACGTGGGTCAGCTGGGTTTCCTGGAAGTTTCCGACCACGTAGGCCTGCTGCAACGGCACCACCGACAGCAGGCGGGCGCCCGGGTTGACGTAGGCACCGACACGCAAGGCACGCTCGCCGACCATGCCGTCCACCGGTGCGGTGATGCGGGTGTAGGACAGATCGAGCTGGGCCTTTTCCAGCCCTGCCTCGGCCCGCTTCAGCTGGCCGTCGGCACTGGCCACCTGGGCGGTAAGGATATCCACCTGCTTGCGCGCCGCGACCAGTGCCGCCTGGGCATTGGCCAGGCGTGCGCGGGCCTGGTCGACCCCACTGCGTGCCTGCTGGGCGTTCTGCACGGTGCCGGCACCTTGCTCGGCCAGGCGGCTGTAGCGGTTGACCTCATGGTCGGCGAACGCAGCTTCGGCCTGGGCCGCTTTCACTGCAGCCTCAGCCTGGGCAATCAGCGACGCCTGGCGCTCGAGCGTGGCACGGGCATCGGCGCTTTGCGCCTGGGCCACCAGCAACTGCGCCTGCGCGGCATCCAGCGCGGCCTGGTAGTCACGGGCATCGATGGTAGCCAGCAACTGGCCAGCCTTGACCTGCTGGTTGTCCTCCACCAGCACTTCCTTGATGAAACCGGCGATCTTGGGCGCGACCACGGTGTAGTCGGCGACAACATACGCGTCATTGGTGCTCTGGCGGTGGTCGCTGCCGAACATCCACGGGCCGACGATGGCAGCCAGGACGGCCACGGCAAGCACCGAGCCGATGAACAGGGTTTTGCGGTTGTTGGTCATTTAAGTGGTTCTCGAATTCATCCAGGGTTCAGGCCACCGCGCGCGGCGGATAGACCCGGGTAGGCACGAAAGGAATCAGGCAGATCAGGGCCACGGCAATGCAGGCCATGACCAGGTAGAGGTCGGCCGAGGTCAGCACCAGCGCCTGGTCGTGGATGCGCCTGGCCAGGCCGGCTGCGTTACCGTCGACCAGCGGGGCGTTGCCCAGGCTGTCCACCAGGTGGTTGGAATGGAAGTGCCGGCGCAGGGTGCCAAGGGCGTCCAGCAGGCCACCGGCGATCACCGCGGCCAGGCCCTTGACGGTGTTGAACCAGCTGGAGGCGAACGGGCCTTCCTGCGGGGTCATGCCGTTGGTGGACAGCATCAGCAGCGGCAGCACTGCCATTGGCTGGCCGAACACCTGCAGCAGGTAGAACGGGTAGAAATCGCCACGGATCCACTCGCTGGTCAGCAGGCTGCTGCCGGCACAGGACACAGCCAGCATCGCCAGGCCTATCCCCAGCACCCAGCGGCAGTCCACTGCGCGGATATTGCACAGCGCCGCCGTCAACGGCAGGGCCACCAGCTGCGGCATGGCCACCAGCATCATCAGCGGGCTGGTCTGCGCCGGGCGGTAGCCCTGAATCTGCGCCAGATAGGCCGACGGAATGCTGCCCACGCCCGAGAGCACGATCAGCACACCGGCCAGGGTCACCAGAGCGAAACTCAGGTTGCGCCGCGACAGCATGCGCAACTGGAAGAATGGCAACGGCTCGGACCATTCGTTGTACATGAACAGCACCAGCAACAGCAGGCCACCGCCGAGCAGCCAGCAGATCAGCGGGGAATCGAACCAGCCCCAGCGGTCACCCAGCGACAGGCCCAGTACGATGCAGCTGATGGCGGGCAGGCCGAGCAGCACGCCGCGCCAGTCGAACTGCTTGAAGCGCTCCAGGCGCAGCGGGTCCTGCGGCAGGCCCCAACCGACGCAGAACATGGCCAGCGCCGAGGGCAGGATGATCTGCCAGAACGCCCACTGCCAACCGACGTATTCGGTCCACAGCCCTGCCAGCGGTGTGCCGAGGTTGGGGCCGAAGGTGGCGGTGAGGGCATAGCAGGCCAGGCCATAGACCTTGATGCCCGGAGGCAGGAAGCGCAGGGCCACGCTCATCAACATCGGCGGCAAGGCGCCAGAGGCGAAGCCCTGGAGCACACGCAGCAGCATCAGGCTGTGCAGGTTGGGGGCGAACGGTTGCAGCAGGCCGAGCACGGCGAACAGGCCGATGGCGCTCATGGTGAAGCGCCGCAGCGAGAACGTGGTGGCCAGCCATGGCGCGAAGGCCATGGCCGAAACCGAGGCGGCGCTGTAGGCCGCCAGCAGCCAGGCGCCTTCGTCGGCACCGATGCCCATGGCCCCACGGATATCGGCCAGGGAGATTTTGGTTACCGACTCGTTGAGGCCCGCGCACAACACGGCCAGCAGCACACCGAACAGCCCGACCACTACCTGCAGGCCGAACGCAGTCTGCGCAGGCGCGGCCGGCGCGGGGGCGGCGGCAATCGCGGCAGACGGGGCGGACAGGGAACTCATGGGCAGACATCTCCAGCAACAAATTTGCGACTGGAGCAAGTCTAAGAAGGTCGAATGCTGACGAAAACTGACTTATCGGTAGGTTTATGTTGCGCTGGACGCAATCCGCCTTTTGCAGGTCTGGCCCTATCGCCGGCAAGCCAGCTCCCACAGGTACTGCGTAGTTTTCGAGATATGCAACGATCCTGTGGGAGCTGGCTTGCCGGCGATGAGGCCCTCATAGGCAATCAAGGGTCAACGCTGCAACAGGCCTTCAGGGTCTGCCGCAACCACCGATGTGCCGGGTCATTGTGAAACCGTGGGTGCCATGCCTGCAGCACGGTCACTCGCTCCAGCGGCACCGGGATCTCGAACGAGCGCAGCGGCAGCCCGAGCTTGTGCACGCTGTTGAGGATGTTGGCCGGCATCGGCAGGATCAGGTCGGAATCCGGCAGCGAGAAAAGCGCCGAGTGAAAACTCGGGGTAATCAGCGCCACCCGCCGCTGCACCTTGAAGTTGGCCAGCTCCACATCGATCGGCCCATTGGCCCGTCCACGGCGGGACACGCTGATCTGTGGATAACTGGCAAAACTGTGCGCCGTGATCGGCTGCTCGAAGATCGGGTGGTCGCGCCGCGCCAGGCCCACATAGTAGGTCTGGAACAGGCTCTGTACCTTGATCTCCGGCCCCAGGTCCACGGTCGAGCTGATGATCAGGTCGGTACGCCCGTCGCGCAGCACGCTGTCGTCATCGCCGCCGGGGCTTTCCGGCACGAAGCGCAGCACCGTGCGCGGTGCCTGCTCGTGCATGCGCCGCAGCAACTGGGCACCGTACAGGGCGATGAACAGGTCGTTGGTGCGGATGTTGAAGGCCCGGTCAAGCTTGGGCAGGTCGACCTCGTCGCCACTGCGGAACACCTCGCCGGCCTGCTCCACCAACGCCGCCACCTGCTCGCGCAGGGCCAGCGCCCGCGGCGTCGGCACCAGGCCACGGCCGGCGCGCACCAGGATCGGGTCACCCAATGCATCGCGGATACGCCCCAGGGTCCGGCTCATCGCCGCCGGGCTGAGGTTCATGCGCTGCGCCGCGCCGACCACGCTGCCTTCGTCGAGCAGGGCATCGAGGGCGACGAGCAGGTTCATGTCCGGGAGTTGCATGGCCGTTTTCCGTTACAGCTGTGGGAGATGGCGATGGTAGCAGGTTGCTGGATTGCACCAGACGCAATGCGCTCGTGCGTGGTGGGGCATTTATTTTGGACGGTGATTGGGTCATAAGATTTGCAGTGCCTGTACTGGCCCTATCGCCGGCAAGCCAGCTCCCACGGGGTCAACACAGCCCTTGGGCAATGCGGAGTACCTGTGGGAGCCGGCTTGCCGGCGATAGGGCCGGTACAGGCAAATGATTAGCCAGCCTGAAACAAGGATTCCGCATGCCCAGCCCCGTCCTGATCGCCATCGACGCCTCCCCTGCATCCACTGCCCTGCTCACCCTCGCCCGCCACTACTGCCGCCCCGGCGAACACGAACTGCATGTGCTGCTGGCCATCGACTCTACCTTCGCCGTCCACGACCAACCCGCGCCTTACACCACAGAAGAACTGGAAGAATACCCCGCCGCCTGCAAAGAGCAGCACCAGGCCGACCAGGCCGTGGCCGAGGCGGTGCGCGAGTTGCAGCAAGCCGGCTTCGCCAGCCAGGGCTGCATGGTGGCCGGGCATCCGGTCGAGGCGATCGTGGCCAAGGCGCAGGAACTGAATTGTGAACTGATCATCATGGGCCACCGCCACCTGTCGCGGTTGGGGCGGATGCTGGACCCGTCGATCAGCACGAAGGTGATTGATCGGGTGAAGGTGCCAGTATTGGTAGGGGCAGCGAGCTAACTGCACCGCTCCCACAGGATTTGCGCCAGCCCCAAGAGCGGCGCATCACTTGTGGGAGCGGGCAAGCCCGCGAAGAGGCCAGTAGCTGCACCACCTCACCCCGGATCATCCCTCGCTCGGCTTCACCACCACCGTACAAGTCGTCCCCGCCGCCAGCAAAAACCCGTCCGGCACTTCATCGATATGAATGCGCACCGGCACCCGCTGCGCCAGCCGAACCCAGTTGAAGGTCGGGTTCACATCGGCGATCAACTCGCGGCTTTGTGGGTTGTCGCGGTCGTAGATGCCGCGGGCGATGCTCTCCACATGGCCCTTGATGCGCTCGCCGCTCATCATCTGCAGCTCGGCCTGGTCACCCACCTTCACATGCGGCAGCTTGGTCTCCTCGAAGAACCCGTATACCCAGAACGAATTCTCGTCGACCACCGCCATCACCGCTTCACCGGTACGCGCATAGTCACCCTTGTGGATATTCAGGTTGGTCACGTAGCCGTCCACCGTGGCCACGATATGGGTGCGCTTGAGGTTCAGTTCGGCGGCAGCCAGCTCGGCAAGGGCCTGCTGGTAGTCCGCCTGGGCGGAGTTGGCGATGTTGCTGGCGTCGTCGCGGTTTTCCTTGGAGATCACCAGGTTGTCCATGTCGGCACGGCGCTTGGCGTTGACCTTGCGCATCTCCCAGGTGGCCTTGCGCGACGCAACCTGCGCCTTTGCCTGGTCGACCGCCAGCTGGTAGTGCTCAGGGTCGATCTGGATCAGCAGGTCGCCCTTCTTCACCCGCTGGTTGTCCTTGACCGGCACATCCACCACATAACCAGGCACGTCGGCAGCGACGTTGATGATGTCGGCACGCACACGGCCGTCGCGAGTCCAAGGCGTGGTCATGTAATGCAGCCACAACTGGCGACCGATCACCACGGCAGCGGCAAGCACCAACAGGGTGGCGATCAGGCTGAAGAACTTTTTCATCGAAGGATTCTCACCAGTAGAGCGACAGCGCCAGGGCGCCGAACAGGCAGACGAACAGGCTCAGGCGCAGCAGCGCCGGGTGCCAGAAGAAGCGGTAGCCATCATGGCTGGCGATGTACCGGTCCAGGCCCCAGGCCAGGCCCAGGGCGAACAGGAACATCAAGGTCATGGTGGGCATGTACACGCCATGGAAGGCGATTTCACGGGGCATGGTTTCAGGGAGCATCGTGCAGTCCTTTCGCCGGTGCCAACGGCGACTGTGGGTCGAGCAGGGAAGATCGGATGAAGTGCAGGTAGCTTTGCGCGCGGCGCAGCACCGAAGTGTCGAAGTGGCGGGCGAAGGGCTCGTCGGTGGCCTGCACGCGGGCGATGGCGTGGTCCACTGCCACCAGCGCGCGTTCGTGGTTGCTGGCGCTGGGCTGCAGGAACAACCGGGCCAGGGCACGGCCCATCACGCGGATCGCCTGGCGCCAGGGCTGCGACTCGGCGTAGGCCGGATGCACCGGCGCGCGGGCCTGCTCCTTGCGCAGCTCGATGATGGCATGGCCGATTTCCAGCACGGTGAACATCCAGCCCATCAACTGGCTCTGTACCTGTGGCTTGCCGGCTGCCAGGCCATAGGCCTGGTGCAGCAGGTCACGGGTGCGGCTTTCGAAGGCTGAACCCAGGCCGCGCAGGCGCCCGCTGATGGCGAACAGCACCTGCTCGCGCAGTTCCTGCTCCAGGCGGCTCCACAGCCAGCGGCTGTTGGGCGGCAGGATGATCGCCCCGGCAGCGGCACAGACGAACATGCCGATGACCATGCCGATGTAGTCGTTGATGAAGGTGTACGGGTCATACACGGTGAGGTTGTTCGGCACCGAGCCGATGGCGAAGAACACCAGCAGGCCGATGCCGTAGCCGGCATACGCCGGCCGAGACGAAAGGAACGCGCCCAGCACGAACACCGGCGCCAGGACCATGCAAAGCAGTGGGAAACCGTCGATCCAGGGGAACACGAAGAAGGTTTCGAAGAAGCCGACGACGGCACCAATCGCCGTGCCGCAGGCCATCTGGAACGACATGCGCTTGGGGTTCGGCGAGGCCGCCGACAGGCCCACGGTGACGGTGGCGATCAGGGTCATCATGGCGCCGCTGGGCCAGTCGCTGAGCAGCCAATAGCTGCCCAGCAACAACAGCACCGCCGAGGCGCGCACACCGGCGGCCAACGATACCAGCCAGCTGGTCTGCGCCACGTAGGGCTCATCCCACTGCTCGCGTTCGTGCCGGTGCGCGGCTAGCGAGGCATGGGTTTCGGCATAACTGTACATCTCGTCGACGAAGCGGTAGAGCAGCTCGAAGGCAGTGTGGAAGTCGAGCAGGTCGGACTCGCTCGGCTCGGTTGCCAGGTACTCGGCGCGCAAGCCGCGCACCTGTGCCTGCAAGCCTTCCTTGTAGGCGGCCAGCTCCAGGGTCAGGCGCAGCGCATCGGCGTCGGTCAGCGCCCGGCCCACGTAAGGCTGCAACAGCTCCACCAGGGTGTTCAGGCCTGGCTCGATGGCGCCGACGATCTGCAGCGGGCCGCGGGCGCGAAGGCGTTCCAGCAAACGGTGCAGGGCATTGAAGCGCGTGGTGATGGCCATGAACTCGCTATTCATGCGCACCAGGCGACCAGAGCGCCGGCGCATGTGCGGGTCTTCGAAGGCGGTGACGTTGCGCAGGCTCTCGAGGCCCACTGCTTCAGCGACGAAGCGCACGTTGCTGCTCTCGAAGCGGTCCCGCTGGCTTTCGCCGCGCAGGGCCTCGACCACCACCCCCGCGAAAACGCCAAAGCGCTGGTACAGGGCGTTGCGCATGGCGGCACTGGCCGACTGCGGCAGGATCGCGGCGCTGACAAAGGTCGACACCAGAATGCCCAGGGCAATTTCCAGCACCCGCCATACCGCCGCCATGAAAGCCTGGTCGGGGTGCTGCAGCACCGGCAGGCCGATCATCGCCGCTGTATAGCCGGCCAGCACGAAGCCATAGGCGCGGAAAGTGCGGTAGCGCATGGCACCGGCCGAGCACAGGCCTACCCACAGGGCCAGGCTGGGCAGGAACAGCTCGGTGTTCTGCGGGAATATGGCGATCAGCGCCACCATCATCGCCGAGCCGGCCAGGGTGCCGAGCACTCGGTAGAAGCTCTTGGCGAACACATGCCCGCTTTGCGGCTGCATGACGATGAACACGGTGATCATCGCCGTGCGCGGTTGCGGCAACTCCAGGCGCATGGCCAGCCACAGGGTGATGAACGCAGCGGCCAGCACTTTGAAGATGTACACCCAGGTCACCCCGTCGGTGCGCGCCCAGGCAAAGAAACCCCGGCGCCATTCCAGGCTCTGCAGCCAGCGCACGGGCAAACTGGAAGTGCTCATTCGGCGTTATCCGGCTTCTTGTCGAAAATGGCCAGGGTGGCCGGGGTTTTCGGTGCGGCCTGGCGCTCCTCTTTCGGCGCATCCTGACCAGCCTGCAAGCCACCGCCCAGGGCAGTGACCAGCTCGGCATGGGCAATCAGGCGCGCGGCCTGCACCTGCTGCTGCACCTGCTGCTGGCGGAACAGCAAAGTCTGCGCATTGAGCACGTTGAGGTAGTCGGTAAGGCCACGCTGGAAGGCAACCATGGCGATGTCGTAGGTTTTCTGCGCGGCCGCGACCGACTCGGCGGCGAAGTGCGACTGCTCCTTCATCGACTCACGGCGGATCAGCTGGTCGGAGATGTTCTTCAGCGCACCGACCACGGTCTGGTTGTAGCGCGCCACGGCCACGTCATAGCCCGCCGAAGCCACGCCCAGTTGCGAACGCAGGCGGCCACCATCGAAGACCGGCAGGCTGATGGCCGGGCCGACGTTGTAGTTGAACTTGCGCCCGGTGAGGAATTCCAGCGGGCCACCACCGGTTGCCATGAAGCCAAGGCCGCCGACCAGGTCGACGTTGGGGAAGAAGCCGGCGTGGGCAACATCGATGCCACGCGCCTGGGCGGCCACCTGCCAACGGCTGGCGACCACGTCGGGGCGCTGGCCGACCAGTTCGGCCGGCAGGTTCGACGGCAGCTTCAGCGGCGCGGCCAGGGCCAGGCTCGGGCGCTGCAACTGCGCGCCCTCCCCCGGGCCCTTGCCGGCCAGGGCGGCCAGCTGGTTGCGGGCCAGGGCAATTTCTTCGTCCAGGCTGTCGAGCTGGCGGTGGGTTTCCGGCAACGGCGCTTCAGCCTGGCTGACTTCGAAGTGGGTGCCGATGCCGGCATCCAGACGGCGCTTGGCCAGGGCCAGGATCTGCTCCTGCTGTTCCAGCTCGGCCTTGACGATATCGCGCTGGGCGAAGTGCAGGCTCAGCTGAATGTAGGCGCGCACCACGTTGTTCTGCAGCTCCAGCTGCGCCTGGCGGGCTTCGGCCACGCTCATGTGCGCCTGGTCCACGGCCTGCTCGCTGGCATTGCGTTCGCGGCCCCACAGGTCGAGCGCGTAGCTGAAGCCAATCGCGGCGTTGTTGTCCCAGGTGTTGGCGCCGGACAGTGCGCCCGGGCCGTAGAACTGGTCTTCAGGCCAGTTGTGGCGCTTGAGCGCGGCCTGGCCATTGGCCTGGAGCTTTTCCGCCGATTCGACCACACCGGCCATGGCCCTGGCTTCGCGTACCCGCGCCGCAGCCATGGCCAGGCTCGGGCTGCCGGCCACGGCCAGGGCAACCCAGCGGTCCAGCTGTGGGTCGCCATAGGCGCGCCACCATTGTTGATCGGGCCAGTGGGCGTCGGTCGCGGCTTCGCGTATGGCCGCGTCGGTGGTCAGGGTGTTGGCTTGCAGCGTCTTGCTTTGCGGGGCAATGCCCCAGGTTCCGATACAGCCGCTCAAGGTGAGGGCAAGGGCACAGGCACTGAACGCATTGAGCGTTCTGATGATGCGACGCGGCACAGCTGCGATTTCCCGAGGAAGAGGTGAAGAGGCCGGGCAATTCTAGGGGGCGTCAGCACTGGCGATAAGCGTGGATTCCTGCGAATCTTTGTTACCAAAACGGCGATAATCCGCCTTTGGTCGAAGGCAACTTTTCATCTCTTTTACGTTACTTCGTGACACAATTTTGTCCTCTACATCGAGAGTGACCCATGGACACCCTGCAAAACATGCGTGCTTTCAGTTGCGTAGCCCAACTCGGCAGCTTTACCGCTGCCGCCGGGCAACTGGATACGACCACCGCGAACGTGTCGCGGGCGGTCTCCAACCTGGAAGCCCATCTGCAAACAAGGCTGCTCAACCGTACCACCCGCCGCATTGCGCTGACCGAAGCCGGCAAGCGGTACCTGATGCGTTGCGAACAGATTCTTACCTATGTCGAAGAAGCCGAGGCCGAGGCCAGCGACGCCCATGCCCGCCCGGCCGGGATGTTGAAGGTGCACTCGATGACCGGGGTCGGTCAGCACTTCGTGGTCGACGCCATCGCCCGCTACCGCGAATCGCACCCGGACGTGACCTTCGACCTGACCATGGCCAACCGCGTGCCTGACCTGCTCGACGAGGGCTATGACGTGTCCATCGTGCTGGCCACCGAACTGCCCGACTCGGGGTTCGTGTCCCAGCGCCTGGGCATCACCTACAGCATCGTCTGCGCCTCGCCCGCCTACATTGCCCGCCACGGCGTTGCGCACAAGCCTGCCGACCTGCTCAAGCACGCCTGCCTGCGCATGGTCAGCCCGGTGATCCCGTTGGAGAAATGGCTGTTCGACGGGCCGGAAGGCCAGGAGATGGTCAACATCACCAGCTCGCCGTTCATGGTCAATACTGCCGATGCCATGAAGACCGCCATCCGCAGCGGCATGGGCGTGGGCGTGCTGCCGATCTATTCGGCCATCGACGGCCTGCGCGATGGCAGCCTGGTACGGGTGCTGCCCGAGTACCGGCTGCAGGAGCTGAACCTGTACGCCATCTACCCGTCGCGGCAGTACCTGGATGCCAAGATCAAGACCTGGGTGGAGTACCTGCGCAACTCGCTGCCGGAGATTCTCGCGGCGCATGAGGCAGACCTGAAAACCCATCAGGTGATGATCGCCAACTAAAAAGCTGCTGCATTGCGGGGGCGGACAATGGTAGGTTGCTAACCATTGTTTCCAGCGCCAGGCCCCTGGGAGGGCTCCGCCCTCCATTCGCAGCACAAGGCTGCTCCTACAGAAGGCCCAGCGCCTGCCCCTTGTAGGAGCAGCCTTGTGCTGCGAATGACCGCATCGCGGTCAACTGCCCGGCATTCCCCTAGCCTTGCAGAGAAGAAGTTGCCGATGAAAAAGACCGTCCTGGCCTTCAGCCGTATCACCCCGGCCATGGCCGAACGCCTGCAGCAAGACTTCAACGTGATCGTGCCGAACCCCAAGCTCGGCGATATCAACGCCCAGTTCAACGAAGCCCTGCCCGAGGCCCATGGCCTGATCGGCGTTGGCCGCAAGCTCGGCCGGGCGCAACTCGAAGGGGCGGCCAGGCTGGAGGTGGTATCCAGCGTGTCGGTCGGTTACGACAACTACGACCTGGACTACTTCAACGAACGCGGCATCGCCCTGACCAATACCCCCGACGTGCTGACCGAAAGCACCGCCGACCTGGGCTTCTCGCTGATCATGGGCTGCGCCCGCCGCACCGCCGAGCTGGATGCCTGGACCAAGGCCGGCAACTGGCAGGCCACCGTAGGTCCGGCCCATTTCGGCAGCGATGTGCACGGCAAGACCCTGGGTATCGTCGGCATGGGCAACATCGGTGCCGCCATTGCACGTCGCGGCCGGTTCGGTTTCAACATGCCGGTGATCTATTCCGGCAATAGCCGCAAGACCGCGCTGGAACAAGAGCTGGGCGCGCAGTTTCGCAGCCTGGAGCAACTGCTGGCCGAAGCCGACTTCGTCTGCATCGTTGTGCCGTTGTCCGATGCCACCCGCAAGCTGATCGGTGCGCGTGAGTTGCAACTGATGAAGCCAAGCGCATTCCTGATCAACATCGCCCGCGGGCCGGTGGTGGACGAGGCGGCGCTGATAGAGGCGCTTCAGAACGGCACCATTCGCGGTGCGGGCCTGGATGTATACGAGAAAGAGCCGCTGAGCGACTCGCCGCTGTTCAAACTGCCCAATGCCCTGACCTTGCCACACGTTGGCTCGGCCACTGCCGAAACCCGCGAGGCCATGGCCAACCGGGCAATCGACAACCTGCGTGCGGCGCTGCTGGGTGAACGGCCGCGGGACCTCGTGAACCCGCAGGTGTGGAGGAGTTGATCGCTTCCCCACATCTGTTGAAACGGGCCACCTAACTTTTACGGCGCGCTCTGTGTGTGTGTGTACGGAGCGCGCCACGAATAAGATTCAAAGCCATACGCGACAGGAACGTATCTGAAGCTGTTCCGCAACTGATAAAACTGCCAGTTCATCTTCTAGCGAACCGCAGCAACAATAACACCTCAAAAATTGGAGGTGTATGATGGAATCTAATCTTGGCACTATCAGACCAGACATTAGCTTTGTAAGCCCGCAATACGAAATCAGCCTCTTTTCATCCTTGAAGAACCCAGAATGGGTTCTAGAAGGAGAGAAGCTAGGGACACTGCTGGGAAAGGACGGAGGAGCTGCCACTTACACCGCCCCAGATAGTATTGCAAAGGGAGATAGCTCCGATATCATTTCGTTTTTCAAAAAGGACATTGTGACGGCTTTCGAAGATGGAAAATATTACAATGCGACCATACTAATATCCAACCTCCCTCGACCGGTCAGTTACAAGCTTGAGCTAAAGACCGACAACGACCAGAAACGGCTGGAATTTCTCGTAAACATCTTCGATAGCGGATGGACGAAAGTCCCAGAAGAACATACAGCTTGGTATACACTGGCCGGTAATGGCCGAATGAAGCAGAACGGCGATTACTATAGTTCCGGCGACCAGCCTACACCTACAGCCATTCTTGCATTCGACAAACGCCACGATAAAATTCCGGGGTTTGCAGTAATCATCCTTGACGCTGACTAGATATTCCCGCGGCAGAGCTGCTTATGGCTCGAGGCCCCGGAGTCAAGAACAATCTCTTTTGAGAACTTCCT of the Pseudomonas asiatica genome contains:
- a CDS encoding HlyD family secretion protein, yielding MTNNRKTLFIGSVLAVAVLAAIVGPWMFGSDHRQSTNDAYVVADYTVVAPKIAGFIKEVLVEDNQQVKAGQLLATIDARDYQAALDAAQAQLLVAQAQSADARATLERQASLIAQAEAAVKAAQAEAAFADHEVNRYSRLAEQGAGTVQNAQQARSGVDQARARLANAQAALVAARKQVDILTAQVASADGQLKRAEAGLEKAQLDLSYTRITAPVDGMVGERALRVGAYVNPGARLLSVVPLQQAYVVGNFQETQLTHVQPGQAVSISVDTFAGEKLQGHVESIAPATGVTFAAVKPDNATGNFTKVVQRIPVKIVFDDGQPLLARLRVGMSVEATIDTRGDKLDGKEVSAR
- a CDS encoding DUF1656 domain-containing protein, producing MPREIAFHGVYMPTMTLMFLFALGLAWGLDRYIASHDGYRFFWHPALLRLSLFVCLFGALALSLYW
- a CDS encoding efflux RND transporter periplasmic adaptor subunit translates to MKKFFSLIATLLVLAAAVVIGRQLWLHYMTTPWTRDGRVRADIINVAADVPGYVVDVPVKDNQRVKKGDLLIQIDPEHYQLAVDQAKAQVASRKATWEMRKVNAKRRADMDNLVISKENRDDASNIANSAQADYQQALAELAAAELNLKRTHIVATVDGYVTNLNIHKGDYARTGEAVMAVVDENSFWVYGFFEETKLPHVKVGDQAELQMMSGERIKGHVESIARGIYDRDNPQSRELIADVNPTFNWVRLAQRVPVRIHIDEVPDGFLLAAGTTCTVVVKPSEG
- a CDS encoding efflux transporter outer membrane subunit yields the protein MKAALRLSPLLLAVLMAGCTLGPDFQRPDSQAPQQWAPLQGEAAASQPQAEPLELRWWESFHDARLSALIQRVAERNLDLQMASARLLQSRALRSTVAADEVPSVDVNAGYSRSRNSAEGLSDPSGKAGKEAFNLWQGDLVAGWELDLWGRVRRQVEAADATVEVAENDRRGVLLALLSETAGNYIQLRAVQHTIDVTRDNLKVAQHSLKLSENRQAEGVATRLDVAQASAQVASIESRLPSLEARRDDLINALSLLAAEPPRSLQAELLQGGELPAPQQKFAIGLPSELAERRPDIRQAEARLHAATASIGVAKADFYPSIRLSGSVGFQAMQLSDFGAWDSRRFAFGPQLSLPIFEGGRLKGTLELREAQQQEAALNYRKVVLGAWHEIDDVLRLYNASQLRRDHLAEAVRQNRIALETAQRQYVEGAVDFLNVLTVQGALLASEEQWIDSSAAVSQALVGLYKALGGGWQAFDEQPVKKV
- a CDS encoding universal stress protein; the protein is MPSPVLIAIDASPASTALLTLARHYCRPGEHELHVLLAIDSTFAVHDQPAPYTTEELEEYPAACKEQHQADQAVAEAVRELQQAGFASQGCMVAGHPVEAIVAKAQELNCELIIMGHRHLSRLGRMLDPSISTKVIDRVKVPVLVGAAS
- a CDS encoding MFS transporter, which codes for MSSLSAPSAAIAAAPAPAAPAQTAFGLQVVVGLFGVLLAVLCAGLNESVTKISLADIRGAMGIGADEGAWLLAAYSAASVSAMAFAPWLATTFSLRRFTMSAIGLFAVLGLLQPFAPNLHSLMLLRVLQGFASGALPPMLMSVALRFLPPGIKVYGLACYALTATFGPNLGTPLAGLWTEYVGWQWAFWQIILPSALAMFCVGWGLPQDPLRLERFKQFDWRGVLLGLPAISCIVLGLSLGDRWGWFDSPLICWLLGGGLLLLVLFMYNEWSEPLPFFQLRMLSRRNLSFALVTLAGVLIVLSGVGSIPSAYLAQIQGYRPAQTSPLMMLVAMPQLVALPLTAALCNIRAVDCRWVLGIGLAMLAVSCAGSSLLTSEWIRGDFYPFYLLQVFGQPMAVLPLLMLSTNGMTPQEGPFASSWFNTVKGLAAVIAGGLLDALGTLRRHFHSNHLVDSLGNAPLVDGNAAGLARRIHDQALVLTSADLYLVMACIAVALICLIPFVPTRVYPPRAVA
- a CDS encoding LysR family transcriptional regulator, with the translated sequence MQLPDMNLLVALDALLDEGSVVGAAQRMNLSPAAMSRTLGRIRDALGDPILVRAGRGLVPTPRALALREQVAALVEQAGEVFRSGDEVDLPKLDRAFNIRTNDLFIALYGAQLLRRMHEQAPRTVLRFVPESPGGDDDSVLRDGRTDLIISSTVDLGPEIKVQSLFQTYYVGLARRDHPIFEQPITAHSFASYPQISVSRRGRANGPIDVELANFKVQRRVALITPSFHSALFSLPDSDLILPMPANILNSVHKLGLPLRSFEIPVPLERVTVLQAWHPRFHNDPAHRWLRQTLKACCSVDP